The following proteins come from a genomic window of Paenibacillus sp. CAA11:
- a CDS encoding Rrf2 family transcriptional regulator, which produces MISTRVSVAVHILSLLEVNKSGTNTSEYLASSVNTNPVVIRRITGMLNKAGLVDVRPGIAGAKLAKSLKDITLLDVYKAVQAVEENGLFAMHDKPNPACPVGRNIQSSLEPAFSAAQQAMENKLEQIVLADLVENMAEEPGQEKMDCL; this is translated from the coding sequence ATGATTAGTACGCGTGTATCCGTCGCGGTTCATATTCTGTCACTGCTCGAAGTGAATAAATCCGGAACCAATACTTCTGAATATCTAGCCAGCAGTGTGAATACTAATCCGGTTGTTATTCGGCGCATCACAGGCATGCTCAACAAGGCGGGTCTGGTAGATGTGCGACCGGGTATTGCAGGTGCTAAATTAGCCAAAAGCCTTAAGGATATTACACTTCTTGACGTCTATAAAGCAGTTCAGGCGGTAGAGGAGAATGGGTTATTCGCTATGCACGACAAGCCTAATCCTGCTTGCCCTGTAGGAAGGAATATTCAAAGCTCCCTGGAGCCTGCCTTCTCAGCTGCGCAGCAGGCTATGGAGAATAAGCTTGAGCAGATCGTCCTGGCAGATTTGGTTGAGAATATGGCTGAAGAACCAGGGCAAGAGAAAATGGATTGTCTTTAA
- a CDS encoding SIS domain-containing protein gives MKSVTETIKSIAGLTEQGITEVYLVACGGSLVDMYPSKYFLDSEAKKIAAGMYTANEFVHATPKRLNTNSVVIVCSHGGNTPESVAAAKTAKEHGAQTIGLTHNQQADLLQYSDHSFLYEWGEDSDVKNNPMAIIMELTVEILRVTEGYEHYEAFQQGINKINGIISSGRALVAERAKAFADKYKDEDLFYILTSGASYGHAYGFAICSLMEMQWLNAAPIHSGEYFHGPFEVTDKETPFILVMNEGRTRKLDERARTFLNQYAAKVEIVDAKELGLNTIADEVVEFFNPVLFYSILCVYREALAEVRNHPLETRRYMGKVAY, from the coding sequence ATGAAGAGTGTTACCGAAACAATTAAGAGTATTGCAGGACTAACTGAACAGGGGATTACAGAGGTTTATTTGGTAGCTTGTGGCGGCTCTTTGGTGGATATGTATCCTTCGAAATATTTTTTGGATAGTGAAGCTAAGAAGATCGCAGCCGGTATGTATACGGCTAATGAATTTGTACACGCAACACCTAAACGCCTGAACACTAATTCGGTCGTTATCGTCTGCTCGCATGGCGGAAACACCCCGGAATCCGTTGCCGCTGCTAAGACAGCTAAGGAGCACGGGGCGCAAACCATTGGATTGACTCATAATCAGCAAGCGGATCTTCTTCAGTATTCGGATCATTCTTTTCTGTATGAATGGGGCGAAGACAGTGATGTCAAGAACAATCCTATGGCGATTATTATGGAGCTGACAGTTGAGATCCTTAGGGTAACTGAGGGTTATGAGCACTATGAAGCCTTTCAGCAGGGCATCAACAAAATCAACGGCATTATTTCAAGCGGCAGAGCATTGGTTGCAGAACGTGCCAAGGCTTTTGCAGACAAATATAAAGATGAGGACCTCTTCTACATTCTGACCAGCGGCGCTTCCTATGGACATGCTTACGGGTTTGCTATTTGCTCCCTAATGGAAATGCAGTGGCTGAATGCGGCTCCTATTCACTCCGGTGAATACTTCCACGGGCCATTTGAGGTTACCGACAAAGAGACACCATTTATCCTCGTTATGAATGAAGGACGTACCCGTAAGCTGGATGAACGCGCTCGTACCTTCCTGAACCAGTACGCAGCTAAGGTTGAGATTGTCGATGCGAAGGAGTTGGGACTTAATACCATCGCAGATGAAGTCGTTGAGTTCTTTAATCCGGTGCTCTTCTATAGTATTCTGTGTGTGTATCGTGAGGCTCTTGCTGAAGTCCGCAACCATCCTTTGGAGACACGCCGCTATATGGGCAAAGTCGCCTACTAA
- the map gene encoding type I methionyl aminopeptidase: MIVKSEEDVRGLKEIGSIVAKTIHLMKELTKPGMTTKELDEIGGKILAEHGAFSAPMRHYNFPGHACISVNQEVAHGIPGNRVLKPGDLVNIDVTAEKNGYVADSGYSFQLPPADSKITDLCDFTHQTMMKVISSLRAGVRLNEVGRIIEAEAKRGGYTVIENLCSHGVGRAIHESPKQILPTYEKGDTRVLKEGQVITIEPFLAIGGAEYVVEELDGWTLTIPEHCFAAQFEHSIIITKEDPIILTAYEQQ, from the coding sequence ATGATTGTTAAATCTGAAGAGGATGTACGGGGACTTAAGGAAATTGGCAGTATCGTTGCCAAAACGATTCACCTAATGAAGGAACTGACGAAGCCGGGGATGACCACGAAAGAGCTTGATGAGATCGGCGGAAAGATCCTTGCTGAGCATGGTGCTTTTTCAGCGCCTATGCGGCATTATAACTTTCCTGGGCATGCCTGCATCAGTGTCAATCAAGAGGTAGCACATGGCATTCCCGGCAACCGGGTGCTTAAGCCAGGAGATTTGGTGAATATTGATGTGACTGCGGAGAAGAACGGATATGTCGCAGATTCAGGGTATTCTTTTCAGCTGCCGCCAGCAGACTCCAAAATTACGGATTTATGCGATTTTACACATCAAACGATGATGAAGGTTATCTCGTCTTTGAGAGCTGGCGTAAGGCTAAATGAGGTCGGCAGAATCATAGAAGCGGAGGCAAAACGGGGAGGATATACCGTCATCGAGAATTTATGCAGCCACGGTGTTGGCCGGGCCATCCATGAATCCCCTAAACAAATACTGCCAACGTATGAGAAAGGGGATACCCGGGTACTGAAGGAAGGCCAAGTTATTACGATTGAGCCCTTCTTAGCTATTGGCGGCGCCGAGTATGTGGTAGAGGAGCTGGATGGCTGGACATTAACCATCCCAGAGCATTGCTTTGCTGCCCAATTCGAGCATTCGATTATCATCACTAAGGAAGACCCTATTATACTGACTGCTTACGAACAACAATAA
- a CDS encoding GGDEF domain-containing phosphodiesterase encodes MKPKINDMCCSLLPSILDAAEDLIYIMAVEHDQFKYAYLNQAAQKASGITSQDYGRTFYEVYTAKEQLSMAYYLQNKYQKVRSARRSFRFEDGFLLPNGLLSGESIMSPIFDKNREVSYILCITRDSTARKEYEDKLRYYAYHDELTNLLNRRFLYEFATTPWAIWLIDLDNFKNINDTLGHDVGDILLITVAERLKQSLETSFIPIRLGGDEFLIAVDHVVAEPDKISGTILDAFTPPFPLSGRFMHITTTVGVSIGQGDLEISTLLRQADIALYHAKSLGKNQFHTYNEQHSYEQVIKYDYEIALSNCLANQELELLYQPIYDTKRKQIVSVEALLRWNKDHLKVIPPDLFIPVAEESGWIHPIGDWVIRQACRDYPAIADKYGTGVKIAVNISRVQLNDPSFSDRLLGILSEQNTPPSRLDLEITESVVMHNIEKVCQILHHLRKQGFTVSLDDFGTGYSSLSMLTQLPIDKVKMDRSFITQMNPPVIASLLNMAAALHLGVIAEGVEDEEQLNFLTKMNCPEIQGYLICKPVPLTELP; translated from the coding sequence ATGAAACCTAAAATTAACGATATGTGCTGCTCGCTGCTGCCCAGTATTTTGGATGCTGCAGAAGATTTAATCTATATTATGGCCGTAGAGCACGATCAGTTCAAATATGCCTACCTTAACCAAGCAGCCCAGAAGGCAAGCGGCATTACCTCACAAGATTATGGCAGAACCTTTTATGAAGTTTATACAGCCAAAGAACAGTTATCCATGGCTTATTATCTCCAGAATAAGTACCAGAAAGTCCGCTCAGCAAGAAGAAGCTTCCGATTTGAGGATGGCTTCCTGCTGCCCAATGGGCTATTAAGTGGTGAGAGTATTATGTCCCCAATATTTGATAAGAACCGTGAAGTTTCTTATATCCTGTGTATTACAAGGGACTCTACTGCGCGTAAGGAATATGAAGACAAGCTGCGCTACTATGCCTATCATGATGAGCTGACTAATCTACTGAATCGCAGATTTCTATATGAGTTCGCCACAACGCCTTGGGCGATATGGCTTATTGATCTAGATAATTTCAAGAATATTAACGATACGCTAGGACATGATGTAGGAGACATTCTACTAATAACCGTAGCGGAACGGCTCAAGCAATCGCTTGAGACCAGCTTTATCCCCATCCGTCTAGGAGGAGATGAGTTTCTGATCGCTGTTGATCATGTGGTCGCTGAGCCGGATAAAATATCTGGGACCATTCTGGATGCATTTACTCCTCCTTTTCCTTTGAGTGGAAGGTTTATGCATATTACCACGACGGTAGGGGTATCCATCGGTCAAGGTGATCTTGAGATATCCACCCTGCTCCGTCAAGCTGACATTGCATTGTATCATGCCAAATCCTTAGGCAAAAACCAATTTCATACGTATAACGAGCAACATAGCTATGAACAAGTCATCAAATATGATTATGAGATCGCCTTGTCCAATTGTCTGGCTAACCAAGAATTAGAGCTGTTGTACCAGCCCATTTATGATACCAAACGCAAACAAATTGTTTCCGTAGAAGCTCTATTGCGATGGAATAAGGACCACTTGAAAGTGATCCCCCCTGATCTGTTCATTCCAGTTGCCGAAGAGAGCGGCTGGATTCATCCTATTGGAGATTGGGTGATCCGCCAGGCTTGCCGTGACTATCCTGCCATAGCTGACAAATATGGCACCGGAGTGAAGATCGCAGTGAACATCTCACGTGTCCAACTGAATGATCCCAGCTTCTCGGACCGGCTTCTGGGGATCCTTTCAGAACAGAATACTCCCCCATCTCGTTTGGATCTTGAGATTACTGAATCTGTAGTTATGCATAATATAGAGAAGGTATGCCAAATTCTCCACCACCTGCGCAAACAAGGATTTACTGTGAGTCTAGATGACTTTGGAACCGGCTACTCCTCGCTGAGTATGCTGACCCAGCTGCCTATTGATAAGGTAAAGATGGATCGTTCTTTTATCACTCAGATGAATCCGCCAGTTATCGCCTCATTACTGAATATGGCTGCCGCCCTTCATTTAGGGGTTATCGCGGAAGGCGTTGAGGATGAAGAACAGCTAAATTTCTTAACCAAGATGAACTGTCCGGAAATTCAGGGATACCTGATTTGCAAGCCTGTGCCTCTGACAGAGCTTCCATAG
- a CDS encoding PAS domain-containing hybrid sensor histidine kinase/response regulator has product MDQYPNQQEYFSSKSGVHDSLFEHHPNAMWIVDPCGNIRDLNPAARQLTGYQLEQLQAHCWTDWLQEADVEQHMQLLHQAGLGVPGRGLVQLLHAQSGILVLELAYIPMKIGRSISSIYIVAQDLTQQQQLKNELHELQHTHTLMQEFVQIATWSWDLKRRQLTCSEEFYKILGMTPTNQSCTFDAVLARVIPEDRVRVEQAVHRVLQGRAYQIEYRVKDENTGETKVLFSEGRLYHDLEEKEQRLFGTVQDITVRKKIENLLRQSEKEFRMISDHSLDFISRHTADEQALYLYASPVCQSILGYMPEEMIGKSAYDFFHPEDAKLVTGYLQDILEVEGVYTVAYRIRAKDGHYVWFESTGRYTYNEMTGEVEEIIAVSRDITDRKAAERMLQESEQRYKSLFDNNPASVYSFDMNGNYVSCNENLAKMLGYPASELIGTSFKSIIQQDFLELTTKHFEKAKQGIPQHYETTILHKEGRALEISVTNVPIVVDRQVVGVYGIANDITERKRYLRQIEKLSYEHALILQSVSEGIFGLDNEGRTMFTNSAALRMLGYNHEEFIGQLNHYVIHHSRVDGQMYPIEDCPICRSIQDGVSRSVQDEIFWRKDGSSFLVEYNVSPIIDQGEIRGVVVVFRDITNEREIIKQKELAEQAASAKSDFLAMMSHEIRTPLNGVIGMTDLLLDSELNESQREFAKIIKESSDSLLRILNDVLDYSKVEAGRLSLEPEAFHLWSMVESTVELFSPKAVEKGLEISFHIDPDVPEEVVTDPVRLRQILSNLIGNAIKFTELGSVEIRVGARPTASKTGILLEISVIDTGVGIPEEKQGLLFRSFSQLHPTLNRKYGGTGLGLSICRKMVEMMGGTIVVESMEGEGSTFRFTVLCSSKVEAEENVQGGELQTVNVNLGRYLSSLHILVADDHPVNRRLFQEQLAKLGCQADTAVNGIEVFEALMRQSYDIVFMDLQMPIMDGMTTARLINQMLPAERRPRVIAVSAYVREETKKQAELAGIYGVIEKPVMLSEIRRNLEDVTMTQLK; this is encoded by the coding sequence TTGGATCAATACCCTAATCAGCAAGAGTATTTCTCATCTAAGAGCGGTGTTCATGATTCCCTTTTTGAACATCATCCGAATGCGATGTGGATCGTGGATCCCTGTGGGAATATTCGAGACCTGAACCCGGCTGCCCGCCAGTTAACGGGATACCAGTTAGAGCAGCTTCAGGCGCACTGCTGGACGGACTGGCTGCAGGAGGCCGATGTTGAACAGCATATGCAATTGCTGCATCAGGCAGGTCTAGGGGTTCCTGGTCGCGGCCTGGTTCAGCTGCTTCATGCACAAAGCGGGATTCTGGTGCTGGAGCTTGCTTATATTCCGATGAAGATCGGCAGAAGTATTTCTTCCATCTACATTGTCGCCCAAGACCTTACACAGCAGCAGCAACTAAAGAATGAGCTTCATGAGCTCCAACATACCCATACTCTAATGCAGGAATTCGTGCAAATCGCAACCTGGAGCTGGGATCTCAAGCGCAGACAGCTGACTTGCTCCGAGGAATTTTATAAAATCCTTGGGATGACCCCTACGAATCAAAGCTGCACCTTTGATGCCGTTCTTGCTCGTGTGATTCCTGAGGATCGGGTTAGAGTAGAGCAGGCTGTTCACCGGGTTCTGCAAGGAAGAGCCTATCAGATTGAATACCGGGTGAAAGACGAGAATACTGGAGAGACCAAAGTGCTATTCTCTGAAGGCAGACTTTATCATGATCTTGAAGAAAAGGAGCAGCGGCTGTTCGGCACCGTTCAGGATATTACTGTACGGAAGAAGATAGAGAATTTGCTGCGCCAGAGCGAGAAGGAATTTAGAATGATCTCCGATCATTCGCTTGATTTCATCTCCAGACATACGGCCGATGAGCAGGCTTTATACTTATATGCCTCACCTGTGTGCCAGTCTATTCTCGGCTATATGCCAGAGGAAATGATCGGGAAGAGCGCTTATGACTTTTTTCATCCAGAGGATGCCAAGCTGGTTACAGGATACCTTCAGGATATATTGGAGGTGGAGGGCGTATATACGGTAGCATACCGCATTCGAGCTAAGGACGGGCATTATGTCTGGTTTGAGAGTACGGGACGCTATACCTACAATGAAATGACGGGGGAAGTTGAGGAAATTATTGCCGTATCGCGCGATATTACCGATCGTAAAGCGGCCGAGCGTATGTTGCAGGAGAGTGAGCAGCGCTATAAATCACTGTTTGATAACAACCCAGCCAGCGTGTATTCCTTTGATATGAATGGAAATTACGTGTCCTGTAATGAGAACCTGGCCAAGATGCTTGGATATCCGGCTAGCGAATTGATAGGTACGTCATTCAAGTCTATCATTCAGCAGGATTTCTTGGAGCTCACGACTAAACATTTTGAGAAAGCGAAGCAGGGAATCCCTCAGCATTATGAGACTACGATTCTGCATAAGGAAGGACGAGCACTGGAAATCAGTGTAACGAATGTTCCGATTGTTGTAGACCGGCAGGTGGTGGGAGTCTATGGCATCGCAAATGATATCACCGAGCGGAAGCGTTATTTAAGACAAATTGAGAAGCTAAGCTATGAGCATGCGCTGATCCTCCAATCTGTATCTGAGGGGATTTTCGGGCTGGATAATGAAGGCAGGACGATGTTTACGAATTCCGCCGCTCTCCGCATGCTGGGCTATAATCATGAGGAGTTTATAGGACAGCTTAATCACTATGTTATTCATCATTCAAGAGTTGATGGGCAAATGTATCCTATTGAGGATTGTCCAATTTGCCGCTCGATTCAAGATGGGGTATCCCGCTCTGTTCAGGATGAAATATTTTGGCGGAAGGATGGCTCCAGCTTTCTGGTAGAATACAACGTTAGTCCAATTATCGATCAAGGCGAAATTCGCGGTGTTGTTGTTGTATTCCGGGATATTACCAATGAACGTGAGATTATTAAGCAGAAGGAGCTTGCCGAGCAGGCTGCTTCAGCGAAGTCAGATTTCCTAGCCATGATGAGCCATGAGATCCGCACTCCGCTGAATGGGGTAATCGGCATGACGGATCTGTTGCTGGATTCGGAGTTAAATGAGAGCCAGCGGGAATTTGCTAAGATCATTAAGGAAAGCAGTGATTCCCTACTGCGTATTCTGAATGATGTTCTGGATTACAGCAAAGTTGAAGCAGGCAGACTTTCTTTGGAGCCGGAGGCATTTCATCTATGGTCAATGGTGGAAAGCACGGTGGAGCTATTCTCTCCGAAGGCTGTTGAGAAAGGGCTGGAGATTAGCTTCCATATCGATCCTGATGTTCCCGAGGAAGTGGTTACAGACCCAGTAAGGCTTAGACAGATTCTTAGTAATTTAATCGGCAATGCCATTAAGTTCACAGAGCTGGGAAGTGTAGAGATCCGGGTAGGCGCCAGACCGACAGCTTCCAAGACAGGTATACTGCTTGAGATTTCTGTAATCGATACAGGAGTTGGCATTCCTGAAGAGAAGCAAGGCCTCCTGTTCAGGTCTTTCTCCCAGCTGCATCCCACACTGAATCGGAAATATGGCGGGACAGGCCTCGGTCTCTCCATCTGCAGGAAAATGGTTGAAATGATGGGGGGAACAATCGTTGTAGAAAGTATGGAAGGGGAGGGGTCCACCTTCCGCTTTACCGTGCTTTGCAGCAGCAAGGTGGAAGCAGAGGAGAATGTTCAGGGTGGGGAGCTCCAGACCGTGAATGTTAATCTAGGGAGATACCTATCCTCACTTCACATTCTTGTTGCTGATGATCACCCTGTGAACCGCAGATTGTTCCAGGAACAGCTTGCTAAACTCGGATGCCAGGCCGATACAGCTGTGAATGGAATCGAGGTATTTGAGGCGTTAATGCGGCAGTCCTATGACATCGTATTTATGGATTTGCAAATGCCAATTATGGATGGCATGACTACGGCGCGTTTAATTAATCAAATGCTTCCAGCAGAACGTAGACCTAGGGTCATTGCTGTATCAGCCTATGTAAGAGAGGAGACCAAGAAGCAGGCAGAATTAGCTGGAATATATGGTGTCATAGAGAAGCCAGTTATGTTGTCTGAAATTCGGAGGAACCTTGAAGATGTTACTATGACTCAATTAAAGTGA
- a CDS encoding DUF5643 domain-containing protein, protein MKTVYKVMSSVALAGMIVGGVAWSNVQAANQATSKTEVSQSAVKSAPEAARVTQNGITLEISNVIYDGNLLSMKLDRSGSGFEGGLNSGKLDEKTGYYVMNKGAISEIDVLINGKPIEQFSGKSISSRPSLGMAPGSNDNSCYIQLSDASQLGGNLAAFPDKFQATVSIHLEGIEKPYTMNIPVEKTTEKATVLQPNLTRTSGNFSMTLKKANLVSTSSRLQFVIKGWEQNRNILFDFVDDQGNKIERLGGRGTDENNSQGDYYFDYILGGLSKETKSITIKPFTPEFEKPNATSGAFKVDSNGDLIKHYVKELEMTLQVK, encoded by the coding sequence ATGAAAACAGTATATAAAGTAATGAGTTCCGTAGCTTTGGCGGGTATGATTGTGGGTGGTGTGGCTTGGAGTAATGTGCAAGCGGCTAACCAAGCAACTTCCAAAACAGAGGTGTCACAAAGTGCTGTGAAATCTGCTCCAGAGGCAGCCCGTGTTACCCAAAATGGGATTACACTGGAAATATCGAATGTGATCTACGATGGCAATCTTCTCAGCATGAAGCTTGACCGTAGCGGCAGTGGTTTTGAGGGAGGTTTGAACAGCGGGAAGCTGGATGAGAAGACCGGCTATTATGTGATGAATAAGGGTGCCATATCCGAAATTGATGTTCTCATCAATGGTAAGCCGATTGAGCAATTCAGCGGAAAGTCTATATCCAGCAGACCAAGTTTAGGGATGGCTCCTGGTTCTAACGATAACAGCTGCTATATTCAATTGAGTGATGCTTCGCAGCTTGGAGGGAATCTTGCGGCATTCCCGGATAAATTCCAAGCGACTGTTAGCATCCATCTCGAAGGTATTGAGAAACCTTACACCATGAACATCCCGGTTGAAAAAACAACCGAAAAAGCAACGGTTCTGCAGCCAAACCTAACTCGCACATCCGGCAATTTCAGCATGACCCTAAAAAAAGCGAACCTTGTGTCCACATCATCCAGATTGCAGTTTGTTATTAAAGGTTGGGAACAGAATCGGAACATCCTCTTTGATTTCGTAGATGATCAAGGCAACAAGATAGAACGTTTGGGAGGAAGAGGAACAGACGAGAACAATAGTCAAGGCGATTATTATTTCGATTATATTCTTGGAGGCCTTAGCAAGGAAACTAAATCGATCACGATCAAGCCTTTCACCCCAGAGTTTGAGAAACCGAATGCTACTTCTGGAGCATTTAAGGTAGATAGCAATGGCGACCTAATCAAGCATTATGTTAAAGAACTAGAGATGACATTACAAGTAAAGTAA